A section of the Macaca thibetana thibetana isolate TM-01 chromosome 10, ASM2454274v1, whole genome shotgun sequence genome encodes:
- the MAFF gene encoding transcription factor MafF, with protein MSVDPLSSKALKIKRELSENTPHLSDEALMGLSVRELNRHLRGLSAEEVTRLKQRRRTLKNRGYAASCRVKRVCQKEELQKQKSELEREVDKLARENAAMRLELDALRGKCEALQGFARSVAAARGPTTLVAPASVITIVKSTPGSGSGPAPGADPAHGPASCS; from the exons ATGTCTGTGGATCCCCTATCCAGCAAAGCTCTAAAG ATCAAGCGAGAGCTGAGTGAGAACACGCCGCACCTGTCGGACGAGGCGCTGATGGGGCTGTCGGTGCGCGAGCTGAACCGGCACCTGCGCGGGCTCTCGGCCGAGGAGGTGACACGGCTCAAGCAGCGGCGCCGCACACTCAAAAACCGCGGCTACGCCGCCAGCTGCCGCGTGAAGCGCGTGTGCCAAAAGGAGGAGCTGCAGAAGCAGAAGTCGGAGCTGGAGCGCGAGGTGGACAAGCTGGCGCGCGAGAACGCCGCCATGCGCCTGGAGCTCGACGCGCTGCGCGGCAAGTGCGAGGCACTGCAGGGCTTCGCGCGCTCTGTGGCCGCAGCCCGCGGGCCCACCACGCTCGTGGCGCCAGCCAGCGTCATCACCATCGTCAAGTCCACCCCGGGCTCGGGGTCTGGCCCCGCCCCCGGAGCGGACCCCGCCCACGGCCCGGCCTCCTGCTCCTAG